The Mesomycoplasma flocculare ATCC 27399 genome includes a window with the following:
- the rplJ gene encoding 50S ribosomal protein L10: protein MNSFRKKKVETVAEIEGFLKNSSSLAIVEYRGLTVEELQNLRQEFKSAGVLSKIYKNRLFKIAAENNGYSDLKSDLVGPNLFAFGTTDPIAPAKIIAKKAKEQPLLILKGGIYEKTVVSAAENIIISSLPNYTEALTMLASALQSPLKKLVFSLKLLIDKQKITA from the coding sequence TTGAATAGTTTTCGCAAGAAAAAAGTGGAAACAGTCGCTGAAATTGAAGGTTTTCTTAAAAATTCTTCGTCTCTAGCAATTGTTGAATATCGCGGACTCACTGTTGAAGAATTACAAAACTTACGCCAAGAATTTAAGTCCGCTGGCGTTCTTTCAAAAATTTATAAAAATCGACTTTTTAAAATCGCCGCCGAAAACAACGGCTATTCAGATCTTAAATCTGATTTAGTGGGTCCTAATTTATTTGCTTTTGGAACAACAGATCCGATTGCTCCGGCAAAAATAATTGCAAAAAAAGCTAAAGAACAACCACTTTTGATTTTAAAAGGGGGGATCTACGAAAAAACCGTTGTTTCTGCGGCAGAAAATATTATTATTTCCAGTCTTCCAAATTATACAGAAGCCCTTACAATGCTAGCTTCTGCACTTCAAAGCCCGCTTAAAAAACTGGTTTTTAGCCTTAAATTATTAATTGATAAACAAAAAATAACCGCCTAA
- the mip gene encoding Ig-specific serine endopeptidase MIP yields the protein MKKKYFFMKKNPFLLIYALSFASVLLISLSCKTHIKKENSTEQRQQNVDQSQQIKTENIREDLKNRIDSSYQSFENSPSAASYQELKKNFDKFKVDLAKLFKGADLEQKQREWDNAFKTLDYQVKKTNYQVDNLTKLIIGSFREVLKPVEKKQEKETPPRQEIPADKVNQYYEKLKEIIPKGQNWAIVKDGKRIVEDQYQYDFPDHEWRYLIEKFGGGPAKIIGLENPDGLSEYPRGKTKKLPANLKAKIDEQAKQNGQPLYDNAAYRTFVVPKFDSSGKITGIDIPQHQKGDTSPAIHVDKETGQILRGGPGRVGLPRMLPNEEYKKLTKNAIAIHIRNGSFLKFRPDGQEGIPEYLDPKEIVHFSKGWHGTLNILDYKKEDNGTYPLTWYFITNAHVLNRLLLANDYHAGKIYGRDEDAYNSYNRQYNTWSLSLTKIKSSVGLNNIMTTTGETRKDNYYDTVNISIRTKTTNIHNGGKQLDVSANFATQDDKLNNNQELPKDAELNAKTIVFGTNVFEKKPGDYTDQEKYKNMEELLDFAIMELTFDNEQQAKVITQDWYNDHKDTKTNDKTSTITSEANLLEKNQYEQLPANQFYGLGFPVSEGELNSTLNEYKNKQAWQTRKFSVSPYVNKDHDLYFNSDLTNPKLKDGGDLSWTRSYRSFVNKPGLTDLFISNAYVSNGFIKVTKFDKSTNTFKETPYLFWGLGTLLDNFTAGGGMSGTGVYKNNKLYSLVFANDRTASTALTLNLRSYGHEYNGYYGSYNLPKYDLIYGSKHQRKSYFQAMQQLYTGKSIKTYLFPNGFDDAHKVDVFGDWK from the coding sequence ATGAAAAAAAAATACTTTTTTATGAAAAAAAATCCATTTTTACTAATTTATGCGCTTAGTTTTGCCTCCGTTTTACTTATTTCCTTATCTTGCAAAACACATATAAAAAAAGAAAATTCAACCGAACAAAGGCAACAAAACGTCGACCAGAGTCAACAAATTAAAACTGAAAATATTAGAGAAGATCTTAAAAACCGGATTGATTCTTCATATCAAAGTTTTGAAAATTCTCCTTCGGCGGCAAGTTATCAAGAACTTAAAAAAAATTTTGATAAATTTAAAGTTGATTTAGCTAAATTATTTAAAGGTGCCGACCTTGAGCAAAAACAGCGAGAATGAGATAATGCTTTTAAAACTTTAGACTATCAAGTGAAAAAAACAAATTACCAAGTTGATAATCTTACCAAATTAATTATTGGTTCATTTCGCGAGGTTTTAAAACCAGTCGAAAAAAAACAAGAAAAAGAAACACCACCAAGACAAGAAATTCCTGCTGATAAAGTTAATCAATACTATGAAAAATTAAAGGAAATTATCCCTAAAGGTCAAAACTGAGCGATTGTAAAAGATGGGAAAAGGATTGTTGAAGATCAGTATCAATACGATTTCCCTGATCATGAATGAAGATATTTAATTGAGAAATTCGGCGGTGGGCCGGCAAAAATCATTGGTCTTGAAAACCCAGACGGCCTTAGTGAATATCCGCGCGGGAAGACAAAAAAATTACCAGCAAATTTAAAAGCGAAAATTGATGAACAAGCCAAACAAAATGGGCAACCTTTATATGATAATGCCGCTTATAGAACTTTTGTTGTTCCAAAATTTGATAGTTCCGGAAAAATCACTGGTATCGATATTCCCCAACATCAAAAAGGTGATACTTCCCCAGCAATTCATGTTGATAAAGAAACTGGGCAAATTTTAAGAGGCGGACCGGGAAGAGTTGGTCTTCCACGAATGCTGCCAAACGAAGAGTATAAAAAACTAACAAAAAATGCGATTGCTATTCATATTCGCAACGGTTCTTTTTTAAAATTTCGTCCTGATGGCCAAGAAGGCATTCCTGAGTATTTAGATCCTAAAGAAATTGTGCATTTTAGCAAAGGATGACACGGAACTTTAAATATTCTTGATTATAAAAAAGAGGATAATGGAACCTACCCGCTTACTTGATATTTTATCACAAATGCGCACGTTTTAAATCGACTTTTACTCGCTAATGATTATCATGCTGGCAAAATTTATGGGCGTGATGAAGATGCCTATAATTCTTATAACAGACAATATAATACTTGAAGTCTTAGTTTAACAAAAATTAAAAGCAGTGTGGGACTTAATAATATTATGACAACAACTGGCGAAACGCGCAAAGATAATTATTATGATACGGTAAATATTTCAATAAGAACAAAAACAACAAATATCCATAATGGCGGGAAACAGTTAGATGTTAGTGCTAATTTTGCAACCCAAGATGATAAGTTAAACAATAATCAAGAACTGCCAAAGGATGCGGAACTAAATGCTAAAACAATCGTTTTTGGTACTAATGTATTTGAGAAAAAACCTGGTGATTATACAGACCAAGAAAAATACAAAAATATGGAAGAATTACTTGATTTTGCGATTATGGAACTTACTTTTGATAATGAACAACAAGCAAAAGTAATTACACAGGATTGGTATAATGACCATAAAGACACAAAAACTAACGATAAAACAAGTACAATTACTTCAGAAGCAAATCTTTTAGAAAAAAATCAATATGAACAACTTCCGGCAAATCAGTTTTACGGTCTTGGTTTCCCGGTTTCTGAAGGCGAACTTAATTCCACTTTAAACGAATATAAAAATAAGCAAGCTTGACAAACAAGGAAATTTAGTGTGAGTCCTTATGTAAATAAGGATCATGACCTTTATTTTAATAGTGATTTAACTAATCCAAAACTGAAAGATGGAGGGGATCTTTCCTGGACAAGATCATATCGCTCTTTTGTAAATAAGCCGGGTTTGACAGACCTTTTTATCTCAAATGCCTATGTAAGTAATGGTTTTATTAAGGTAACAAAGTTTGACAAATCAACTAATACTTTCAAAGAAACCCCATATTTATTTTGGGGTTTAGGAACGCTGCTTGATAATTTTACAGCAGGTGGAGGAATGTCAGGAACCGGAGTTTATAAAAACAACAAGCTTTATTCACTTGTTTTTGCAAACGATAGAACAGCGTCAACTGCGCTTACTCTAAATTTACGATCTTATGGTCATGAATATAATGGGTATTATGGCAGTTATAATTTGCCAAAATACGATTTAATTTATGGCTCAAAGCATCAGAGAAAATCTTATTTCCAAGCAATGCAACAACTTTACACTGGTAAAAGCATAAAAACTTACTTGTTCCCAAATGGATTTGATGACGCGCACAAAGTTGATGTTTTTGGTGACTGAAAGTAA
- the rplL gene encoding 50S ribosomal protein L7/L12, with the protein MAKITKEQFIESLKEMSIKEVMEFVDALKEEFGVDPSAVAAAAAPAATVEEKTEVKLTLKAAGQQKVAVIKVVKDLLGLSLMDAKKLVDAAPSVLKEAIKPEQAEEFKAKLVEAGAEVSID; encoded by the coding sequence ATGGCCAAAATTACAAAAGAACAATTTATTGAATCACTAAAAGAAATGTCAATTAAAGAAGTTATGGAATTTGTCGATGCTCTTAAAGAAGAATTTGGCGTTGACCCTTCCGCTGTTGCTGCTGCTGCTGCGCCTGCTGCTACAGTTGAAGAAAAAACTGAAGTTAAATTAACGCTAAAAGCAGCCGGACAACAAAAAGTTGCTGTAATTAAAGTAGTTAAAGACTTATTAGGGTTAAGCCTAATGGACGCTAAAAAACTTGTAGATGCAGCTCCTTCTGTACTTAAAGAGGCAATAAAACCCGAACAAGCAGAAGAATTTAAAGCTAAATTAGTTGAAGCCGGAGCTGAAGTTTCTATTGACTAA
- the rpoB gene encoding DNA-directed RNA polymerase subunit beta, translated as MEHLYKLKSYGIGTNRRFYGKENKTFETPDFLDSLRESFNWFFTTGIPEAFDKIFPIVSSNGKLEINFRPDSLRVEKPKNEYLAIRESKIKGKTYAARVYITLVKIHVEDGEMEEQEILLAEFPFMTEGGTFIINGFEKVIVSQLIRSPGVCFRENVRNQQADDLFNKVEIIPQLGSWMEISHKVTGHQIDTVKFRIDKHKNIPLIAFLKSLGFTNETLHKYFGYSIELQESIRKHKVESYEDNLELIYRIVRKDDRITEEGLKNLIPSLIFNERRYNLSATGRFMLNAKLNLIDRISQTYLAENLVNKKNKTLFKKGTYITRKIAHEIQEKFNNSEIALSKIEGVDSTIYARQLQISRNKKLGERIYVAIVKVWPNKKAMLQESEPISVIATDPSLTETTLVLSDIIAIVSYYFNLLYNLGKSDDPDSLMNKRIISVGELLQNQFLIALTKIEKNSKEKISTKADLSQLSVKSVINNRPIYNQFKNFFNSSKLSQFMDQINPLGEMANKRRVTSLGPGGLNRDTAQFEVRDVHSTHYGRICPVETPEGQNIGLILNFSVYSRVNKYGFIITPYYKVKNGVVDFNQVHWLTAAEEFGLSFAQYSIEIDKNNKIVPEKLIVRKNQSYFVLDSKQVDYIDVSSMQMTSISASAIPFLENNDANRALMGSNMQRQAVPLIKAEAPLVATGIESDIARFSATNLRASMDGEVSFVDAKKIIITDGEVEKVHYLRAFEKSNQETLILQKPTVKLGDKIKKGQLICDGPSTYNGELALGKNVLVAFSTWYGYNYEDAIIISEKLVKDDVFTSIHIQEQTIKFRSSKAGDDVLTAEIPNASAKSRIHLDANGIVIVGSEVDTGDILVGRTSPKGEDNPTAEEKLMAAIWGKKVFAQKDTSLRVKNGEGGTVIDVQILSRDQGDNLEDGVGMLIKILIAQKRKVKVGDKMAGRHGNKGVVSVILPVEDMPFLEDGTPVDIVLNPQGVPSRMNIGQVLELHLGMVAKKLKTKFVTPVFDGIKIDTIKSLFAEANIPKSGKFKLFDGITGQAFDNPTSVGYMYMLKLQHMVDDKMHARSIGPYSLTTQQPLGGKSQNGGQRFGEMETWALESYGATTVLSELLTYKSDNIQGRNLLYNNIISGGKIPRPGTPESFNVLAYELRGLLIKLEVHKKNHNEDEQDSTNQELSFAEIPADFVDNEFSDESRLEIEKATQEYDFDEENIDFD; from the coding sequence ATGGAACATTTATACAAATTAAAATCATACGGAATCGGCACAAACCGCCGCTTTTATGGCAAAGAAAATAAAACTTTTGAAACTCCAGATTTTCTTGATTCGCTACGCGAATCTTTTAATTGATTTTTCACAACCGGAATTCCGGAAGCTTTTGATAAAATTTTTCCAATTGTCTCATCAAATGGAAAATTAGAAATTAACTTCCGTCCCGATTCACTTAGGGTTGAAAAGCCAAAAAATGAATATTTGGCTATCCGCGAGTCAAAAATTAAGGGAAAAACTTATGCTGCCAGAGTTTATATTACCTTAGTAAAAATTCATGTCGAAGATGGTGAAATGGAAGAACAAGAAATTTTGCTAGCGGAATTTCCTTTTATGACCGAAGGCGGAACTTTTATTATAAACGGTTTTGAAAAAGTCATTGTCTCCCAATTAATCCGTTCCCCAGGTGTTTGTTTTCGTGAAAATGTAAGAAATCAACAAGCTGATGATCTTTTTAATAAAGTCGAAATTATTCCCCAACTAGGTTCATGAATGGAAATTTCTCATAAAGTTACCGGACATCAAATTGATACTGTTAAGTTTCGGATTGACAAACATAAAAATATTCCACTAATTGCCTTTTTAAAATCGCTTGGCTTTACAAATGAGACTTTACACAAATATTTTGGTTATTCTATTGAACTTCAAGAATCAATTCGCAAACATAAAGTTGAATCATACGAAGATAATTTAGAACTAATTTATCGAATTGTTCGCAAGGATGACCGGATCACCGAAGAGGGACTAAAAAATCTGATTCCTTCATTGATTTTTAACGAAAGACGTTACAATTTATCGGCCACTGGCCGTTTTATGCTTAACGCTAAACTTAATTTAATTGACCGAATCTCACAAACTTACCTTGCAGAAAATTTAGTTAACAAAAAAAATAAGACTTTATTTAAAAAGGGGACTTACATAACCCGTAAGATAGCCCATGAAATTCAGGAAAAATTCAATAATTCTGAAATAGCACTTTCCAAAATTGAAGGTGTTGATTCAACAATTTATGCCCGCCAACTCCAAATTAGTCGCAATAAAAAATTAGGCGAAAGAATTTATGTAGCAATTGTTAAAGTTTGACCAAACAAAAAAGCAATGTTACAAGAAAGTGAGCCAATTAGCGTTATTGCAACTGATCCAAGTTTGACTGAAACCACCTTAGTTTTATCAGATATTATCGCAATTGTTTCCTATTATTTCAATTTATTGTATAATTTAGGGAAAAGTGATGATCCAGACTCGCTTATGAATAAGCGAATTATCAGTGTTGGCGAACTTTTACAGAACCAATTTTTGATTGCGCTTACAAAAATTGAAAAAAATAGTAAAGAAAAAATTTCAACAAAAGCTGACCTTTCACAATTAAGTGTAAAATCTGTTATTAATAATAGACCAATTTATAATCAATTTAAAAATTTTTTCAATTCTTCAAAATTATCGCAATTTATGGATCAAATTAATCCGCTTGGCGAAATGGCAAACAAACGAAGAGTAACTTCTCTTGGTCCTGGCGGTCTAAATCGTGATACTGCCCAATTTGAAGTGCGCGATGTTCACTCAACTCATTATGGGCGAATTTGTCCTGTTGAAACACCTGAAGGGCAAAATATTGGCTTAATCCTTAATTTTTCCGTTTATTCACGAGTTAATAAATACGGTTTTATTATAACACCTTATTATAAAGTTAAAAATGGTGTTGTTGATTTTAACCAAGTTCATTGACTAACAGCCGCTGAGGAATTTGGCCTTAGTTTTGCCCAATATTCAATTGAAATTGACAAAAATAATAAAATTGTCCCTGAAAAATTAATAGTAAGAAAAAATCAAAGCTATTTTGTTCTTGATTCAAAACAAGTCGATTATATCGACGTTTCTTCGATGCAAATGACTTCAATTTCGGCATCGGCAATTCCTTTTTTAGAAAACAATGACGCAAATCGCGCGCTGATGGGCTCAAATATGCAACGTCAAGCTGTGCCACTTATCAAAGCAGAAGCCCCACTTGTTGCAACCGGAATTGAATCTGATATTGCCCGTTTTTCAGCTACAAATTTACGAGCAAGCATGGATGGCGAAGTTAGTTTTGTCGATGCTAAAAAAATCATAATTACTGATGGCGAAGTTGAAAAAGTCCATTATTTACGTGCTTTTGAAAAGTCAAACCAAGAAACCCTAATTTTACAAAAACCAACAGTGAAACTTGGTGATAAAATCAAAAAAGGACAACTAATTTGCGATGGTCCTTCCACTTATAATGGCGAACTTGCCCTTGGGAAAAATGTCCTTGTCGCCTTTAGCACTTGATATGGTTATAATTACGAAGATGCAATCATAATCAGTGAAAAACTCGTAAAAGACGATGTTTTCACCTCAATTCACATTCAAGAACAAACAATTAAATTCCGCTCTTCAAAAGCAGGAGATGATGTTTTAACTGCGGAAATTCCGAATGCATCAGCAAAATCACGTATTCATCTTGATGCAAACGGAATTGTAATTGTTGGTTCAGAAGTTGATACAGGTGATATCTTAGTTGGTAGAACCTCGCCAAAAGGCGAAGATAATCCTACCGCTGAAGAAAAATTAATGGCAGCAATTTGGGGAAAAAAAGTATTTGCCCAAAAAGATACGTCTTTACGTGTTAAAAATGGTGAAGGCGGAACTGTTATTGATGTCCAAATTCTTTCCCGTGACCAAGGCGATAATCTCGAAGATGGCGTTGGGATGTTAATTAAAATTTTGATTGCCCAAAAACGGAAAGTTAAAGTTGGTGATAAAATGGCGGGACGCCACGGAAATAAAGGTGTTGTCTCTGTAATTCTTCCAGTTGAAGATATGCCGTTTTTAGAAGATGGAACTCCTGTTGATATTGTTTTAAACCCTCAAGGCGTGCCTTCGCGAATGAATATTGGTCAAGTTTTAGAATTACATCTTGGAATGGTGGCTAAAAAGTTAAAAACCAAATTTGTCACTCCTGTCTTTGATGGTATCAAAATTGATACAATCAAAAGTTTATTTGCAGAAGCAAATATCCCAAAATCCGGAAAATTCAAATTATTTGACGGAATTACTGGCCAGGCTTTTGATAATCCGACCTCAGTTGGTTATATGTATATGCTAAAATTACAACACATGGTCGATGATAAAATGCATGCAAGATCAATTGGGCCTTATTCACTAACAACACAACAACCTTTGGGCGGAAAATCACAAAATGGTGGTCAAAGATTTGGCGAAATGGAAACATGAGCGCTTGAGTCTTACGGGGCAACTACAGTTTTATCAGAACTTCTAACCTATAAATCAGATAATATTCAAGGACGTAATTTACTTTATAATAATATAATTTCGGGAGGCAAAATTCCTCGCCCTGGAACTCCTGAATCATTCAATGTACTCGCTTATGAACTACGTGGACTTTTAATAAAACTTGAAGTTCATAAAAAAAATCATAACGAAGATGAACAAGACTCAACAAATCAGGAACTATCTTTTGCCGAAATTCCTGCTGATTTTGTTGATAACGAATTTAGTGACGAAAGCCGTTTAGAAATTGAAAAAGCAACCCAAGAATATGATTTTGACGAAGAGAATATTGATTTTGACTAA
- a CDS encoding putative immunoglobulin-blocking virulence protein → MLFYLSRRRKLLIIGLATSAIIAAFSTFFANPQLGKFLSFDNLIGYNSQSPSIVAKNDANDPSFYSPVTNSEFKPFENKKPKVDLIKPEIKPEIKKEIEKPEIKEIEKTEPLVIETPKQEITITNIITTPTIDKNEITEIPKKVVETPVPKVEPLPTPKEENKSPIVGENPIKSTEQGQVPADLIKKALDRYKQGVAAEIKKYEESVKQLEAKVAEIERRYKEDFEKDWVRGKIPKTEAGKQLWKEVYEQDIDLPKYELNRDKQYLEELKRRPEKTSFTFDELKYLRQGLLPSTESPNVWNYENEGKNPVINRMKAHNKARTFNTPGYWGMSPYDISNGIFAGWDKKDVSSSFSSEIDNQFQNSIKVYEYTPNEQNEDKQNRQPLKVVELDANDNNAFDKFKEIMSKVSKKDNKVQALRIRNIGETHTQQNAEQIFKEIPEQIKTVSVFLNNTGATKSLRGLENKKLKELSIYTEINSLDEGWAINPNALKNVDFISFDYNNQATYGSNQGKIGGSIIFDSLRWEKGDDVSKINEGLSIVFDSKIEQRVFQGNHGGKGGWPTTLDFSDTDVNTFKGINFEQFDKSFNDKVRTWKDDPYAEENYTGFRKLKFKKLVIKGQNSGSKSLNFKFQDLNGAQFSERFADGWESPKVVVKVNGESIYGYPVYITGNPEGDAIEQLRKFIEVANGSGNGISQIYVESDSIKNQIGSTIGTAQVLIGKQANASASEGLLS, encoded by the coding sequence ATGTTATTTTATTTATCAAGAAGAAGAAAACTTTTAATAATTGGGCTTGCAACTTCTGCAATTATTGCGGCCTTTAGCACTTTTTTTGCTAATCCGCAACTAGGTAAGTTTTTATCCTTTGATAATTTAATTGGCTATAATTCTCAATCCCCTTCAATTGTTGCAAAAAACGATGCAAATGATCCAAGTTTTTATTCGCCAGTAACAAATTCTGAATTTAAACCATTTGAGAATAAAAAACCAAAAGTTGATCTAATAAAACCAGAAATTAAACCTGAAATTAAAAAAGAAATAGAAAAACCAGAAATAAAAGAGATCGAAAAAACGGAGCCGCTTGTTATCGAAACGCCAAAACAAGAAATTACAATTACAAATATAATAACAACACCAACAATTGATAAAAATGAAATAACGGAAATTCCAAAAAAAGTAGTGGAAACTCCAGTGCCAAAAGTAGAGCCATTGCCTACCCCAAAAGAGGAAAATAAATCACCAATTGTGGGTGAAAACCCAATAAAATCAACGGAACAAGGTCAAGTACCAGCTGATCTAATAAAAAAAGCGCTTGATCGTTACAAACAAGGTGTGGCTGCTGAAATTAAAAAATACGAAGAAAGTGTAAAACAATTAGAAGCAAAAGTCGCAGAAATTGAACGGCGTTATAAAGAAGATTTTGAAAAAGATTGAGTAAGAGGCAAAATCCCTAAAACAGAAGCAGGAAAACAACTTTGAAAAGAAGTCTATGAACAAGATATTGACCTTCCAAAATACGAATTAAACAGAGATAAACAATATCTTGAAGAATTAAAGAGACGGCCAGAAAAAACGTCTTTTACTTTTGATGAGTTAAAATATTTACGTCAAGGCTTGTTGCCTTCCACTGAATCGCCTAATGTTTGAAATTACGAAAATGAAGGAAAAAATCCGGTAATAAACCGCATGAAAGCACATAATAAAGCTCGAACTTTTAATACACCCGGTTATTGAGGAATGTCGCCTTATGATATTTCTAATGGGATTTTTGCCGGTTGAGATAAAAAAGATGTAAGTTCAAGTTTTAGTTCTGAAATTGATAATCAATTCCAAAATTCAATCAAAGTTTATGAATATACCCCAAACGAGCAAAATGAAGATAAGCAAAATCGTCAACCACTCAAAGTTGTCGAATTAGATGCAAATGATAATAATGCATTTGATAAATTCAAGGAAATAATGTCAAAAGTTTCCAAAAAAGACAATAAAGTTCAAGCTCTTAGAATCAGAAATATTGGCGAGACGCATACTCAGCAAAATGCCGAGCAAATTTTTAAAGAAATTCCTGAACAAATCAAAACAGTGTCAGTTTTTTTGAATAATACCGGCGCAACTAAATCGCTTCGCGGTCTTGAAAATAAAAAATTAAAAGAACTTTCAATCTATACAGAGATAAATTCTCTTGATGAAGGTTGAGCAATTAATCCTAACGCGCTTAAAAATGTTGATTTTATCAGTTTTGATTACAATAATCAAGCGACTTATGGCTCAAATCAAGGGAAAATTGGTGGTTCAATCATTTTTGATTCGCTAAGATGAGAAAAAGGTGATGATGTTTCAAAAATCAATGAAGGTCTTAGTATCGTTTTTGATTCCAAAATTGAACAACGTGTTTTCCAAGGCAATCACGGCGGAAAAGGTGGGTGGCCCACCACTCTCGATTTTTCCGATACTGATGTAAATACTTTTAAAGGGATAAATTTTGAGCAATTTGATAAATCATTCAATGACAAAGTAAGAACTTGAAAAGATGATCCGTATGCTGAGGAAAATTATACTGGTTTTAGAAAGTTAAAATTCAAAAAATTAGTAATAAAAGGGCAAAATTCAGGTTCTAAAAGTCTTAATTTTAAATTCCAAGATCTTAATGGCGCCCAATTTAGCGAAAGGTTTGCTGATGGCTGAGAAAGTCCGAAAGTTGTTGTCAAAGTAAATGGTGAGTCAATTTATGGCTATCCTGTTTATATCACCGGGAATCCAGAAGGTGATGCAATTGAACAACTTCGAAAATTCATTGAAGTTGCAAATGGTTCAGGAAACGGTATTTCTCAGATTTATGTTGAAAGCGATTCAATCAAAAATCAAATTGGTTCAACAATTGGAACAGCTCAAGTTCTAATCGGAAAACAAGCAAATGCTTCAGCTTCTGAAGGTTTGCTTAGTTAA